The region ATTCTTCCGGGACCACCATGCCCAGCAGGCCCAGGTCGCCCATCTGTGCCACCAGCGCGTCGTCGATCCAGCCGGCCTTTTCCCAGGCTTGCGCGTGGGGCGCGATTTCGCCTCGGGCGAAGTCCCTTGCCATGTCGCGGATCATCACTTGCTCTTCGCTTAATTCAATATCGTGCATGGCTCAGCTCCCGCTCTGCTCAAAACCGCTGAAGAAACTCTCAACGTGCTCGGCGTCGAGCGCCTGCAAGGTCGGCGGGTTCCAGCGGGGGGTCTTGTCTTTGTCGATCAACAAGGCACGAACGCCTTCGATCAGGTCGCCGCGCTCGAACCATTGGCGGTCCAGGTGCAGCTCAAGGGCGAAGCACTGTTCGAGGCTCAGGCGGCGACCGCGGCGGAGCATTTGCAGGGTCACACCCATGGCCAGCGGGGAGCGGCTTTGCAGCAGGTCAGCAGTTGTTGTCGCCCATTCGTGGCTGTCGGCGACGGTCACTTCGCGTAGTTGCTCGACCATGCTCGGGACATCAGGCAGGGCGAAGAAGTGGTCGATGGCCGGACGCAGTTGACTCAACGGTGCGTCGGGCAGGTGCTGCACGGCAAGTTTGGCCAGCACACCTTGCAGGTCTTTGAGCGGTGTTTCGTGCCATTCAAGGTGATTGAGTTGTTCGTCCAGACGGCCCAGTTGGGTGCTGTCGAGGTACCAGTCGGCCAACCCGCAATACAGTGCATCGGCGGCGCGAATCTGTACACCGCTGACGCCCAGGTAAATCCCCAGTTCGCCAGGGATGCGCGACAGGAAGTAGCTGCCGCCGACATCGGGGAAGTAACCGATGGCCACTTCCGGCATTGCCAGGCGGCTGCGCTCGGTCACCACCCGAAGATCGGCACCTTGCACCAGGCCCATGCCGCCGCCCAATACAAAACCGTCCATCAAGGCGAGGACCGGCTTGCGGTAGTGATGAATGGCG is a window of Pseudomonas sp. DC1.2 DNA encoding:
- a CDS encoding enoyl-CoA hydratase/isomerase family protein, which gives rise to MTAQVSSQGAQAMDAVQNEVLAEIRNHIGYLTLNRPTGLNAITLGMVRSLQRQLDAWAEDAQVYAVVLRGAGEKAFCAGGDIRSLYDSFKSGDTLHEDFFVEEYALDLAIHHYRKPVLALMDGFVLGGGMGLVQGADLRVVTERSRLAMPEVAIGYFPDVGGSYFLSRIPGELGIYLGVSGVQIRAADALYCGLADWYLDSTQLGRLDEQLNHLEWHETPLKDLQGVLAKLAVQHLPDAPLSQLRPAIDHFFALPDVPSMVEQLREVTVADSHEWATTTADLLQSRSPLAMGVTLQMLRRGRRLSLEQCFALELHLDRQWFERGDLIEGVRALLIDKDKTPRWNPPTLQALDAEHVESFFSGFEQSGS